Proteins encoded by one window of Blautia luti:
- the rplD gene encoding 50S ribosomal protein L4, whose product MANVTVYNMEGNEVGTMELNDAVFGVEVNEHLVHLAVVRQLANNRQGTQKAKTRSEVSGGGRKPWRQKGTGHARQGSIRAPQWTGGGVVFAPVPRDYEVKMNKKERRAALKSALTSKVQDNKLVVVDALTLADVKTKEMQKVLTNLKAEKALVITATDDKNVIISARNIADVQTATPSTINVYDVMNHGTVVVTKDAVASIEEVYA is encoded by the coding sequence ATGGCAAACGTAACTGTTTATAATATGGAAGGCAACGAAGTTGGAACAATGGAACTGAATGATGCAGTATTCGGCGTAGAAGTCAATGAGCATCTTGTTCACCTTGCTGTTGTTCGTCAGCTTGCAAATAATCGCCAGGGTACTCAGAAAGCTAAAACTCGTTCTGAAGTAAGCGGCGGCGGAAGAAAACCGTGGAGACAGAAAGGAACAGGTCATGCTAGACAGGGTTCCATCCGTGCACCACAGTGGACTGGCGGCGGTGTTGTATTCGCTCCGGTACCAAGAGATTATGAAGTAAAAATGAACAAGAAAGAAAGAAGAGCTGCTTTAAAATCTGCTCTGACTTCCAAAGTTCAGGACAATAAATTAGTAGTAGTTGATGCTCTTACACTTGCAGATGTTAAGACAAAAGAAATGCAGAAAGTTCTTACAAACCTGAAAGCTGAGAAAGCGCTTGTGATCACAGCTACAGATGACAAGAATGTAATCATTTCCGCTAGAAACATCGCAGATGTACAGACAGCAACACCAAGTACTATTAACGTATACGATGTTATGAACCATGGCACCG
- the rplC gene encoding 50S ribosomal protein L3, whose translation MKKAILATKVGMTQIFNEDGQLIPVTVLQAGPCVVTQVKTEENDGYEAVQVGFGDIRESLVNKPEKGHFDKAGVAVKRFVKEFRFDNAAEYTVGQEIKADIFADGDHIDATAVSKGKGFQGAIKRHGQSRGPMAHGSKYHRHAGSNGACSDPSKVFKGKHMPGHMGNVQVTVQNLEIVRVDKENNLLLVKGAVPGPKKSLVTIKETVKSL comes from the coding sequence ATGAAGAAAGCTATTTTAGCTACTAAAGTCGGAATGACTCAGATCTTCAATGAAGACGGCCAGTTAATTCCGGTAACAGTTTTACAGGCTGGTCCTTGTGTCGTAACTCAGGTTAAGACAGAAGAAAACGACGGATACGAAGCAGTTCAGGTCGGATTCGGCGACATCAGAGAAAGCCTTGTTAACAAACCGGAAAAAGGACACTTTGACAAAGCTGGCGTTGCAGTAAAGAGATTCGTTAAAGAGTTCAGATTTGATAACGCTGCTGAATATACAGTAGGACAGGAAATTAAAGCTGATATCTTTGCAGACGGCGATCACATTGATGCAACAGCTGTTTCCAAAGGTAAAGGTTTCCAGGGTGCGATCAAGAGACATGGTCAGTCCAGAGGACCTATGGCTCACGGTTCCAAATATCACCGTCATGCAGGTTCCAATGGTGCTTGTTCTGATCCGAGCAAGGTATTCAAAGGAAAACACATGCCAGGTCATATGGGAAATGTTCAGGTTACTGTACAGAACCTTGAGATCGTACGCGTAGATAAAGAAAACAACTTACTGTTAGTTAAGGGTGCTGTTCCAGGACCTAAGAAATCTTTGGTTACTATCAAAGAGACAGTAAAGTCCTTATAA
- the rpsJ gene encoding 30S ribosomal protein S10, translated as MANQVMRITLKAYDHQLVDASAAKIIETVKKNGAMVSGPVPLPTKKEVVTILRAVHKYKDSREQFEQRTHKRLIDILTPTQKTVDALSRLEMPAGVNIDIKMKTK; from the coding sequence ATGGCAAATCAGGTAATGAGAATCACATTAAAGGCTTATGATCATCAGTTAGTAGATGCATCTGCAGCAAAAATCATCGAAACTGTTAAAAAGAACGGAGCAATGGTAAGTGGCCCAGTTCCGCTTCCAACTAAGAAGGAAGTTGTTACAATCTTAAGAGCCGTTCATAAATACAAAGATTCCAGAGAACAGTTCGAACAGAGAACTCATAAGAGACTGATCGATATCCTGACACCAACACAGAAGACAGTAGATGCTCTGTCAAGACTGGAAATGCCAGCAGGTGTTAACATCGATATCAAGATGAAGACTAAATAA